TCCTCCGCCACCAAGGTTCTCGGAATCGATCTCGATCCGATCATTGCCCTTCCCGGCTCGTGTACGCCGCCCGTTCGCGCCTGCTTCGATGAGCTCCACGACTACATCGGCTGGGAGGAGTCTCCGCCCCAGCAACGGGACGGGACCGAAATGACCGAATTCACCGGCTGGTCTCGAACCGTCAACGTCGAGCACATCAAGATCAAGGATTTCAACAGCATTGCGTCCATGGAATCGGGCTATATGCGCGTTTTCGTGGAAGCGCGCTACGAAGGCCGTCTCATCGCCAAGGCCACCGCGCTGCGCGTTTCCGCGCTGCCTCTTGCATCGGAGATGCCCTGATGCGCCGCGCCGACATCCACCAACCTGCGTATCGCCGTCGCGCCGCCATGTACTTCATGGTCCTCATGGTCGGCACGCTCATCGGCACCGTGGCCCTGGCCTCACTCTCCATGGCGCGCATGGGCGGACGCATCTCGGCATTGTCCGGAAAAATGTCCATGGCCCGCCAATTCGCCCGGTCCGCCATCGCCGCCGCCGAACAGGAGATGGCCACCGTCTCCACCTGGCGCACCACCTACACGCACAATGTCTGGTCCACGGAGCGTGCCATCGGCGACGGCAAGGTCCAATGGAAGTTCGCCGACGAGCTCAACGCCAGCCTCACGGCCGACCCCTTCGCCGCCATCCGCGTCTACGGCCGGGGTACAGTGGACGACGTCGTTCGGACCTACAGCGTACTGGTTAAGCCCGAGCCCACGCCGACCAATCTTCTCGACAACCCCGGTTTCGAGCAGGGCACCCTTTACTGGACGGCTACGGGTTCCTGCACCATGTCCACCTGGACCACGGTGCCCAACAGTGGAACCTATTGCGTGCTCGTCCAGAATCGGCTCTTGGCCGCCGACGGACCCAGCCAACTGGTCACGGGGAAGATTGCGAATGGTTCCACGTTCAACGCCGAGGCTTGGGCGCGGTCCTATGGCATATCATTGTCCATGAAGCTCGTGCTGACCGTCACGTCGACAGGTTCCGGTACCCAGCGCCTCGCGGGCAACTCGACCCTTTGCGGCACAAGTTGGACGAAAATCTCCGCCACCTTCACGCCGACCTGGACCGGCACGCTGACCGAAGCGCGCTTGAGCGTCGAGTCGAATTCGCTGCTCGGCAGTTTCATCGTGGATGACGTGCGCCTGACCGCACAACCGTCGGCCGTTCCCTATCGCCGCGTCCCCGGCTCCTTCCGCCAGGAGATCGGCCCGTAGGACGCATCTCGATGCACCTCTTCGCCGGGTGGCCCACCGCTTAAGCGGTGGGGGAGCGATAGGACCGCACCGTGCACCTCGATGCACCTCTTCAACTCGTCATGGAAACGTACATTCCTCGACCTTGGGTGGCATGGCCAAGCCCGTCCCGCGAAGCGCGGACGTGGCGCCGCCATGCACTTCCCTCAAGCCGGTCGGTGGGGTGCCGTGGCCACGCCTCGTGGCCATGCTGAACCGCCTCTACCCGCCCGTTCCCAGGCGCCCCTCAAACGCTACAACTCACCCGCCGGACTGTCAGAATTGTCTTAACGTGAAAACGTCGCCAATACATGAACACTGAATTATTCAATCGAACGCTCAACTTAGAAAGCGCCCGTTAACGGCGCGCTCACTTTATTCTGCATTTCGAGCGCGCGCCCATGCGCGTTCTTTCCTATGGAGGGACTCTCCCATAGGCTGAACACGATTGTCCAGGAATCGGGTTGAAAACCATGACCAAACTGCATTTCCTCGGCGCCAACCGCCAGGTAACCGGATCGTGCTACCTGCTCGAGCACGATCGCCTGCGCCTGCTGATCGACTGCGGGATGTACCAGGAGCGCGAGTTCCTTTCACGCAACTGGGCTCCGCTTGCCGTGCCGCCCGGTTCCATTAACGCCGTGCTGCTTACGCACGCCCATCTCGACCACTGCGGGCTCCTGCCCCGCCTGGTCCACGACGGCTTCAAGGGCAAGATCCACACGACGTCCGCGTCCCGGGATCTCGCCAAGATCATTCTGCTCGACGCCGGCGAGATCCAGCAGGAAGACGCGGCCTACAAGCGGCGTCGGCACCGCAAGGAAGGGCGGAGCGGCCGCTTTCCCGAAGCGCCGCTGTTCACCCCGGTGGATGCCCGCAAGGTCTTCCCCCGCATGCGCGCCGTGCCCTACGAAAAGCCGCTCGGCATCGGCAGGAATGTGCGCGTCACCTTTCACGACGCCGGACACATTCTCGGGTCGGCCATGCTCAAGATCGAAATCGGGGGCGACAACGGCGGCGTGGCGCAACGTCTGCTTTTCTCCGGCGACGTGGGCCCGTGGAACAAGCCCCTTCTGCGCGACCCCACGCTCTTCGAGGAAGCGGACTACGTCGTCGTCGAATCCACCTACGGCGATCGCAATCATCCCTCGGCCGGTGACGTAGAGGATCAGCTTGCTGCGGTCATCAACGAGACGGTCGAGAAGGGGGGCAACATCCTTATCCCGACGTTCGCCGTCGAGCGTTCGCAGGAGGTCATGTACCACATCAGCCGGTTGATCTACGCCGACCGCGTGCCCCACGTCCTCGGCTTCCTCGACAGCCCCGTCGGTGTCGACGCCACCTACGCTTTCCGCAAGCATCCCGAGTGTCTCGACGAGGAGGCCGCCCGCATTGTCAGCAACGGCGAGCGGCTTTTCGTCTACCCGGGCTTTAAGCTCGTGACCTCCGTCGACGAATCCAAGGCCATCAACCGCATTCGCGGTTCATGCATCATTCTGGCCGGTTCGGGGATGTGTACCGCCGGCCGCATCAAGCACCACCTGACCCGCAACATCGACCGGCCGGAAAGCGCGATCGTGTTCGTCGGTTACCAGGCCCACGGAACGCTGGGGCGACAGATTCTCGACGGCGCCCACAAGGTGCGCATCCACGGCCGGGAGTTCCCGGTCCGCGCCCGCATTGTTCAGATTCACGGTCTTTCGGGACACGCGGACCAGGGGGAGCTGCTTCGTTGGGTCGGAAACCTGCAAAAACCGCCCCGCAAGGTGTTCGTCACCCACGGAGAGGAGCAAGCCGCGATGACCCTGGCGGAGGAAATCCGCAAGCGCTTCGATTTTGAGACGAACGTGCCGCAATACCGCGACGAAGTGCACCTCGACTGATGGGACGGCTACGCGGCGCCCGACGGTGCCAGGGACGTTCCCGCAGTGGATTCGCGCCGCCCGATGCGATCTCCGTGAAGCTCGAGCACGATGCCGGGGTAGCGGGGATGGGATCGGAACCCGAATGGCTCCAGCCAGCTCGCCCGGATGAACTCGGCCGACACCACCTTGACGCCGTCCGCCGCCTGCCGCCGCAGGAACTCCTCGAGCAGGATTTGCCCGATGCCCCGCCCGCGGTTTCGCGGCAGCACGGCGATCTTGTCGAGAATCACGTGTGACGGCGTC
The window above is part of the Phycisphaerae bacterium genome. Proteins encoded here:
- a CDS encoding MBL fold metallo-hydrolase, whose amino-acid sequence is MTKLHFLGANRQVTGSCYLLEHDRLRLLIDCGMYQEREFLSRNWAPLAVPPGSINAVLLTHAHLDHCGLLPRLVHDGFKGKIHTTSASRDLAKIILLDAGEIQQEDAAYKRRRHRKEGRSGRFPEAPLFTPVDARKVFPRMRAVPYEKPLGIGRNVRVTFHDAGHILGSAMLKIEIGGDNGGVAQRLLFSGDVGPWNKPLLRDPTLFEEADYVVVESTYGDRNHPSAGDVEDQLAAVINETVEKGGNILIPTFAVERSQEVMYHISRLIYADRVPHVLGFLDSPVGVDATYAFRKHPECLDEEAARIVSNGERLFVYPGFKLVTSVDESKAINRIRGSCIILAGSGMCTAGRIKHHLTRNIDRPESAIVFVGYQAHGTLGRQILDGAHKVRIHGREFPVRARIVQIHGLSGHADQGELLRWVGNLQKPPRKVFVTHGEEQAAMTLAEEIRKRFDFETNVPQYRDEVHLD
- a CDS encoding carbohydrate binding domain-containing protein, with the translated sequence MRRADIHQPAYRRRAAMYFMVLMVGTLIGTVALASLSMARMGGRISALSGKMSMARQFARSAIAAAEQEMATVSTWRTTYTHNVWSTERAIGDGKVQWKFADELNASLTADPFAAIRVYGRGTVDDVVRTYSVLVKPEPTPTNLLDNPGFEQGTLYWTATGSCTMSTWTTVPNSGTYCVLVQNRLLAADGPSQLVTGKIANGSTFNAEAWARSYGISLSMKLVLTVTSTGSGTQRLAGNSTLCGTSWTKISATFTPTWTGTLTEARLSVESNSLLGSFIVDDVRLTAQPSAVPYRRVPGSFRQEIGP